A single window of Uloborus diversus isolate 005 chromosome 5, Udiv.v.3.1, whole genome shotgun sequence DNA harbors:
- the LOC129221858 gene encoding membrane progestin receptor gamma-like isoform X1, producing MDSKISIRVKKLIPAVLGAWIYVQTKFNLFISKLCLNPEARNFVFLQTYRQKMSHILRATPDISLFKDDEIPPHLREVAILTGYRSPSSSVKDCALSVFVASNETLNFWTHFIPTFYFIYQLLTFWDILKVITDPYYWPFVIYMFTICLYPLISALAHTFCSTSDMARHVWFFLDYGGLSLYGYGAGILIKAYAFPEELQDSIFGMFFMEVLVFLCITCSTSACFSRFLTSLFWIKIFRLGAFALPWVWDSIPVIYRLSHSKDLLPEASEHYSLQFFFSFCIGFFYASHLPERLAPGKFDFLGNSHQLLHISGILATHHQMSAAIIDMSTRREFMQSKYPLPEYWSVHVFLLVLFSISVTIVIFILWARHYEKAQEAKRQT from the exons ATGGATAGCAAAATTTCAATCCGAGTGAAAAAACTCATTCCAGCAGTCTTGGGAGCTTGGATTT atgTCCAAACAAAGTTTAATTTGTTTATATCAAAACTATGTTTAAATCCTGAAGCTAGAAA TTTTGTATTTCTCCAAACTTATCGTCAGAAAATGAGTCATATACTTCGAGCAACACCTGATATATCCTTATTTAAAGATGATGAAATACCTCCTCACTTACGAGAAGTTGCCATTCTCACAGGTTACCGTTCTCCTTCTAGTTCTGTAAAAGATTGTGCTCTAAGTGTGTTTGTAGCATCAAATGAAACACTAAACTTTTGGACACATTTTAttcctactttttattttatataccaACTACTGACGTTTTGGGATATTTTAAAAGTCATCACAGACCCATACTACTGGCCATTTGTGATTTACATGTTTACAATATGTTTGTATCCTTTAATAAGTGCTTTAGCCCACACATTCTGCAGCACATCAGACATGGCTCGCCATGTGTGGTTTTTCCTCGACTACGGAGGTCTGAGCTTATACGGGTATGGAGCTGGAATTCTGATCAAGGCCTATGCTTTTCCTGAAGAACTACAAGACAGCATCTTTGGCATGTTTTTTATGGAAGTTTTGGTGTTTTTATGTATTACATGCTCAACATCAGCATGCTTCTCCCGCTTCCTGACAAGTTTATTTTGGATTAAGATATTCCGCCTCGGAGCATTTGCTTTGCCATGGGTGTGGGACAGCATACCTGTAATATATCGATTATCTCATAGCAAGGATCTACTTCCGGAAGCATCGGAGCACTACAGCTTGCagtttttcttctcattttgcaTTGGATTTTTTTATGCCTCTCATCTGCCTGAAAGACTTGCTCCTGGTAAGTTTGACTTTTTGGGCAACAGTCATCAATTGCTTCACATTTCAGGTATTTTAGCTACTCACCATCAAATGAGTGCTGCAATCATAGACATGAGTACAAGACGAGAGTTCATGCAATCTAAATATCCACTGCCTGAGTACTGGTCAGTTCATGTGTTTTTATTAGTACTTTTTAGTATATCAGTGactattgtaatttttattctgTGGGCAAGACATTATGAAAAAGCCCAAGAAGCGAAAAGACAAACTTAg
- the LOC129221858 gene encoding membrane progestin receptor gamma-like isoform X2, which yields MSHILRATPDISLFKDDEIPPHLREVAILTGYRSPSSSVKDCALSVFVASNETLNFWTHFIPTFYFIYQLLTFWDILKVITDPYYWPFVIYMFTICLYPLISALAHTFCSTSDMARHVWFFLDYGGLSLYGYGAGILIKAYAFPEELQDSIFGMFFMEVLVFLCITCSTSACFSRFLTSLFWIKIFRLGAFALPWVWDSIPVIYRLSHSKDLLPEASEHYSLQFFFSFCIGFFYASHLPERLAPGKFDFLGNSHQLLHISGILATHHQMSAAIIDMSTRREFMQSKYPLPEYWSVHVFLLVLFSISVTIVIFILWARHYEKAQEAKRQT from the coding sequence ATGAGTCATATACTTCGAGCAACACCTGATATATCCTTATTTAAAGATGATGAAATACCTCCTCACTTACGAGAAGTTGCCATTCTCACAGGTTACCGTTCTCCTTCTAGTTCTGTAAAAGATTGTGCTCTAAGTGTGTTTGTAGCATCAAATGAAACACTAAACTTTTGGACACATTTTAttcctactttttattttatataccaACTACTGACGTTTTGGGATATTTTAAAAGTCATCACAGACCCATACTACTGGCCATTTGTGATTTACATGTTTACAATATGTTTGTATCCTTTAATAAGTGCTTTAGCCCACACATTCTGCAGCACATCAGACATGGCTCGCCATGTGTGGTTTTTCCTCGACTACGGAGGTCTGAGCTTATACGGGTATGGAGCTGGAATTCTGATCAAGGCCTATGCTTTTCCTGAAGAACTACAAGACAGCATCTTTGGCATGTTTTTTATGGAAGTTTTGGTGTTTTTATGTATTACATGCTCAACATCAGCATGCTTCTCCCGCTTCCTGACAAGTTTATTTTGGATTAAGATATTCCGCCTCGGAGCATTTGCTTTGCCATGGGTGTGGGACAGCATACCTGTAATATATCGATTATCTCATAGCAAGGATCTACTTCCGGAAGCATCGGAGCACTACAGCTTGCagtttttcttctcattttgcaTTGGATTTTTTTATGCCTCTCATCTGCCTGAAAGACTTGCTCCTGGTAAGTTTGACTTTTTGGGCAACAGTCATCAATTGCTTCACATTTCAGGTATTTTAGCTACTCACCATCAAATGAGTGCTGCAATCATAGACATGAGTACAAGACGAGAGTTCATGCAATCTAAATATCCACTGCCTGAGTACTGGTCAGTTCATGTGTTTTTATTAGTACTTTTTAGTATATCAGTGactattgtaatttttattctgTGGGCAAGACATTATGAAAAAGCCCAAGAAGCGAAAAGACAAACTTAg